In the Setaria italica strain Yugu1 chromosome VI, Setaria_italica_v2.0, whole genome shotgun sequence genome, one interval contains:
- the LOC101763837 gene encoding auxin-induced in root cultures protein 12 has translation MASTPPLQLALLLLVVALPAAMSASCAGEHFPSGRTYVTCEDLPSLGAALHWTYDASVPSLSLAFVAAPAAPGGWVAWGINPSGGGMVGAQALLVLAGDAATSAASAVRTYNITGYAPLGKASTPIAFQATGLAADVGVGGKVRLYATLRLDTGMKKVVNHVWQVGSSVTRGAPDIHAMDAENLAARGKLVLSDGAAASPPALAGGPSSSGEGSGDGSPPLSRTISRAADTARVSAPALVLLALLGFLTTTMVLVA, from the coding sequence ATGGCTTcaacgccgccgctgcagctcgcgctgctcctcctcgtcgtggCCTTGCCGGCGGCCATGTCCGCGTCGTGCGCCGGTGAGCACTTCCCATCAGGGAGGACCTACGTGACGTGCGAGGACCTCCCGTCCCTCGGCGCCGCGCTGCACTGGACCTACGACGCGTCCGTGCCCTCGCTGTCGCTGGCGTTcgtggccgcgccggcggcgcccggcgggtGGGTGGCGTGGGGCATCAaccccagcggcggcggcatggtcgGCGCGCAGGCGCTACTGGTGCTCGCGGgcgacgccgccacctccgcggcGTCGGCCGTCAGGACCTACAACATCACCGGCTACGCGCCGCTCGGCAAGGCCTCGACGCCCATCGCGTTCCAGGccaccggcctcgccgccgacgtGGGCGTTGGCGGGAAGGTCCGGTTGTACGCCACGCTGCGGCTGGACACGGGGATGAAGAAGGTGGTGAACCACGTGTGGCAGGTCGGGTCCTCCGTGACCAGAGGGGCGCCCGACATACACGCCATGGATGCTGAAAACCTCGCCGCCAGGGGCAAGTTGGTCCTCTCCGACGGGGCCGCGGCGAGCCCTcccgcgctcgccggcggcccgTCCAGCTCCGGCGAGGGTAGCGGCGATGGATCGCCCCCGTTAAGCAGGACGATCTCACGGGCGGCAGACACGGCCAGAGTCTCGGCGCCGGCACTCGTGCTACTCGCGTTGCTGGGTTtcttgacgacgacgatggtATTGGTAGCATAG